In the Leptospira limi genome, one interval contains:
- a CDS encoding DUF2779 domain-containing protein, protein MNGKIYTNPFDNPLTPITKSLYLQALKCQNAFHLIHDGVIQKPNTASFGGYLEWGDFLSLCKGLFPGTPTVEKSTNREESIELSSNYLKQKISHFGSQLRFQNFVGSVELMEYEKERDGWILWDFRPIGSIKQDILRSFFFYQKLVEGLGYRVLGFKLIRIQTKFVYKDGEIPSEEYLLIDDVTSRMESEFGVREEEWNLFLQTIQTGNEGNFPYSFLENKPSCRSLKTCLSPSHCAKGKESAKEVFDYRDSSELAKQWFQSGYSSYESVPDSELSPIQKIQKESHLSGKVHFDTAALSQYLSNVTKSVAFLDFESINPYLPIYPETKPFQHIPYLYSLHIWDRETDTLTHKTYLHDDLGSDPRKNLMEHLQNDLPKGITIFSFNDFFEKLIIQESATVFPEYLEFWDSVKSMFIDLALPFKKLWIYHPGQNGKASLKEILPCFSDESHFGLTIREGQDANYQYLRLIKKQVTAEEKKRVLEDLIAYCKLDSYGLFLIYRMLQERLSVI, encoded by the coding sequence ATGAATGGGAAAATTTATACCAACCCGTTTGATAACCCTTTGACTCCTATTACAAAATCATTATACTTACAAGCTCTTAAATGCCAGAATGCATTCCATTTGATCCATGATGGGGTCATACAAAAACCAAATACCGCATCCTTCGGTGGTTATTTAGAATGGGGAGATTTTCTTTCGTTATGCAAAGGATTATTTCCTGGCACACCAACCGTAGAAAAATCGACTAACAGGGAAGAATCGATTGAGTTATCTTCCAATTATTTAAAACAAAAAATTTCACATTTTGGTTCCCAACTTCGGTTCCAAAACTTTGTGGGCAGTGTCGAATTGATGGAATACGAAAAAGAGAGAGATGGTTGGATCCTTTGGGATTTTCGTCCGATTGGTTCCATCAAACAAGACATCCTTCGGTCCTTTTTCTTTTACCAAAAATTGGTAGAAGGTTTAGGTTACCGCGTCCTTGGATTTAAACTCATTCGGATCCAAACTAAATTTGTGTATAAAGATGGTGAAATTCCATCGGAAGAATATTTACTCATTGATGATGTAACATCCCGAATGGAATCAGAGTTTGGTGTGAGAGAAGAAGAGTGGAATCTATTTTTACAAACCATCCAAACTGGAAACGAAGGTAATTTTCCTTATTCATTTCTTGAGAACAAACCAAGTTGCCGTTCCTTAAAGACCTGTTTGTCACCTTCCCACTGTGCCAAAGGAAAAGAATCCGCAAAGGAGGTTTTTGATTACAGAGACAGTTCTGAGTTGGCAAAACAATGGTTTCAATCAGGGTACAGTTCGTACGAATCTGTGCCCGATTCAGAACTTTCACCCATTCAAAAAATCCAAAAAGAGTCTCATCTTTCAGGAAAAGTACATTTTGATACAGCGGCACTTTCACAATACCTATCTAATGTGACAAAATCTGTTGCCTTCCTTGATTTTGAATCCATCAATCCTTATCTCCCAATTTATCCCGAGACAAAACCCTTCCAACACATCCCCTATTTATATTCCCTTCACATTTGGGACAGGGAAACGGATACTTTAACGCACAAAACGTACTTACATGATGATTTGGGAAGTGATCCTAGAAAGAATTTGATGGAACATCTACAAAATGACCTTCCAAAAGGCATTACGATCTTCTCGTTTAATGATTTTTTTGAAAAATTGATCATCCAGGAATCTGCAACCGTCTTCCCAGAGTACTTAGAGTTTTGGGATTCAGTCAAATCGATGTTTATCGACCTTGCTTTGCCATTTAAAAAACTTTGGATTTACCATCCAGGCCAAAATGGGAAAGCATCTCTTAAGGAAATCCTACCTTGTTTTAGTGACGAAAGCCATTTTGGACTTACAATCCGTGAAGGACAAGATGCCAATTACCAATATTTGAGATTAATAAAAAAGCAGGTGACAGCCGAAGAAAAAAAACGTGTTTTGGAGGATTTGATAGCTTACTGCAAATTAGATAGTTATGGTTTGTTTTTAATCTATAGAATGTTACAAGAAAGATTATCGGTTATTTAA
- a CDS encoding helix-turn-helix transcriptional regulator, translating to MASFEDFPMIEVKKMNETEVRLFSLLFNLLREPKGISFQKFRNIMPRFYKNEDIESDRKKLYRDLNQLKSLGFNIKVAQYGYQSEDFFPYYIEKESIDRSLKFSKEELEYLSKVLFSSELSKELISLSQKLFSHHLDLIPNLTKQFVPIDSDDNAVDTTNTEKILQAIKDKRAITIVYGYDEKERTIEPYRLIRKNTTDFYVLAYDRGKKSLRRFILPRITVKKETKEEFFSNLKITKEDLNFHPLSLKVHPVTEINFTIHTNYEDRWKSFLEGVTYENIENKYKVITTNQNALFQFFVILPEALVECSSEWKTTFAKYVNEWENLYQPV from the coding sequence ATGGCTTCTTTTGAAGATTTTCCCATGATTGAAGTAAAAAAAATGAACGAAACTGAGGTCCGCCTTTTCAGTTTGTTGTTCAACCTTTTACGCGAACCAAAAGGAATTAGTTTCCAGAAATTTCGCAACATCATGCCACGTTTTTATAAAAACGAAGACATCGAATCGGATCGTAAAAAATTATACCGTGACCTAAACCAATTAAAGAGCCTTGGATTTAATATCAAAGTGGCTCAATATGGATACCAATCAGAAGATTTTTTTCCCTATTACATTGAAAAAGAATCCATTGATCGTTCATTAAAATTTTCCAAAGAAGAATTAGAGTATTTATCCAAAGTTTTATTTAGTTCTGAGTTATCAAAAGAACTCATTAGTTTGTCACAAAAACTATTTTCACATCATTTGGATTTGATTCCCAATCTAACAAAACAATTTGTTCCTATTGATTCGGATGATAATGCAGTTGATACAACCAACACAGAAAAAATCCTGCAAGCCATCAAAGACAAACGAGCAATTACCATTGTATATGGGTATGATGAAAAAGAAAGAACCATTGAGCCATACCGTTTGATCCGAAAAAACACAACAGACTTTTATGTGTTAGCCTATGACCGAGGTAAAAAATCTCTACGACGTTTTATCCTTCCCAGAATCACTGTAAAAAAAGAAACCAAAGAAGAGTTTTTTTCGAATTTGAAAATCACAAAGGAAGATTTAAACTTTCATCCTCTTTCTCTAAAAGTCCATCCAGTAACAGAAATCAATTTCACGATTCATACAAATTATGAAGATAGATGGAAATCCTTTTTGGAAGGAGTTACATACGAAAACATTGAAAACAAATACAAAGTAATAACAACAAATCAAAATGCATTGTTCCAATTTTTTGTAATCTTACCAGAAGCATTAGTTGAGTGTAGTTCCGAATGGAAAACTACATTTGCCAAATATGTAAATGAATGGGAAAATTTATACCAACCCGTTTGA
- a CDS encoding LIC13411 family adhesin: MRFIGPIICLVLTVNCATYWKNRKNDLKDIVTVGAETPMYGAAVKVGPLPIGFVFQGGESEMGKRDLGRGVGIRGGEIGGYHSQQLVFGILGGESFHSGSPVLDAKGNWLVDKKGIPLTNDERSNLKSYKMRYYSYFYDPVKDRKVRKKEHFRRELTKDIVASTGQKEFLIYLPKEDLKPFGYPPGYSWNVEVVGGVYGGARVGFNIAEAFDFLLGFTTVDLLDDDVEGKEKPSFPGFPFPAPTDQENEEESEGP; encoded by the coding sequence ATGCGTTTCATCGGCCCAATCATTTGCCTCGTATTGACAGTCAACTGTGCCACTTATTGGAAAAATCGGAAAAATGATCTGAAAGATATTGTTACCGTAGGAGCTGAAACTCCGATGTATGGAGCAGCTGTTAAAGTAGGGCCTCTTCCTATTGGATTTGTATTCCAAGGTGGCGAATCAGAAATGGGAAAACGCGATTTAGGTCGTGGTGTTGGAATCAGAGGTGGAGAAATTGGTGGGTATCATTCCCAACAACTCGTCTTTGGTATCTTAGGTGGAGAAAGTTTCCATTCAGGTTCTCCTGTTCTTGATGCTAAGGGCAATTGGCTTGTGGATAAAAAAGGTATCCCCCTCACGAATGATGAAAGGTCCAATTTAAAAAGTTATAAGATGAGATATTATTCTTATTTTTATGATCCCGTCAAAGATAGAAAGGTAAGAAAAAAAGAACACTTTAGGCGAGAACTTACGAAAGACATCGTGGCAAGCACAGGTCAAAAAGAATTTTTAATTTACCTTCCCAAAGAAGATTTAAAACCATTTGGGTATCCTCCCGGTTATTCATGGAACGTCGAAGTAGTTGGTGGTGTGTACGGAGGAGCGAGAGTAGGATTTAATATTGCCGAAGCTTTTGATTTTTTGTTAGGATTTACCACCGTTGATTTGTTAGATGATGATGTGGAAGGAAAAGAAAAACCAAGTTTCCCTGGTTTTCCATTCCCAGCCCCTACCGACCAAGAAAACGAAGAAGAATCGGAAGGACCTTAA
- a CDS encoding LIC13410 family lipoprotein, whose translation MFKRLLILSTLTSVLFLVACSSGNKVQAGSTKVHPHTALRKLEIDMIKVGDGLVKTEAVLGKPTEKSIDPSGTVMTWYFAEDRDVPEQYYTLKEKPETVEKFLKLTFDPKNKITAKDFKL comes from the coding sequence ATGTTCAAACGATTATTGATCCTTAGTACACTTACATCCGTGTTATTCCTTGTTGCTTGTTCCTCAGGAAACAAAGTACAAGCAGGAAGCACAAAAGTTCACCCACACACTGCACTTCGCAAACTTGAAATTGATATGATCAAAGTAGGTGATGGATTGGTGAAAACAGAAGCAGTCCTCGGCAAACCAACTGAAAAATCAATTGATCCAAGTGGAACAGTCATGACTTGGTACTTTGCAGAAGACCGTGATGTTCCAGAACAGTATTACACTCTCAAAGAAAAACCAGAAACAGTAGAGAAGTTTTTAAAGTTAACATTTGATCCTAAAAACAAAATCACTGCAAAAGACTTCAAACTATAA
- a CDS encoding MFS transporter — MGFPYTLVTLVFLSMLPVTMIVPVVKDIVKDRLLGSNWEVAYFTSIPMLGSFLFAPVAGIISDRFKNRKYFISLFCFLDAGLFYLLTVVTDMGLFLFLRFLEGASHIFIIGLLLSSAADQENDPKNKRYYGKGILMGITGMFLSLGGAFGMPLGILGRSNPLLPFYVGSGILVFVGIMSLFMLKDKGIHKVKDFKLNDLKLAILENPFLFVPFLFNFIDRFTVGFIISSFNIHLRETLAFHPGMLGVFLGLVLFPMSLLSYPSALLSRKTGVLPLVLVGSTIYGVFLGLSGTTNDFWFLFIFLLICGVGAGVMFVPSMMLASKMSKPGLTATTMSAFTGVGSLGFMLGPIVSVQMQSVFNSLLPQEYSFSALSFFFGFLEIGLVFMTIPFFKKILSKINRIDEEREKITLANPDPIL, encoded by the coding sequence TTGGGATTCCCGTATACACTCGTAACTTTAGTTTTTTTATCGATGTTACCGGTCACAATGATTGTGCCCGTTGTCAAAGATATCGTTAAGGACCGCCTGCTCGGATCCAACTGGGAAGTTGCTTATTTCACAAGCATACCCATGTTAGGTTCTTTTTTATTTGCTCCAGTTGCGGGAATCATTTCTGATCGTTTTAAAAACAGAAAATACTTCATCAGTTTATTCTGTTTTTTGGACGCTGGATTATTTTATCTTTTAACTGTCGTTACAGATATGGGGTTATTTTTATTCCTTCGTTTTTTGGAAGGAGCATCCCACATTTTCATTATTGGATTACTCTTAAGTTCTGCTGCTGACCAGGAAAATGATCCCAAAAACAAACGTTATTATGGCAAAGGAATTCTGATGGGAATCACGGGAATGTTTTTATCCCTTGGTGGAGCCTTTGGGATGCCTCTTGGAATTTTAGGTAGGAGTAATCCGCTATTACCTTTTTACGTTGGCTCAGGTATTTTAGTTTTTGTTGGTATCATGAGTTTATTCATGTTAAAAGACAAAGGAATCCACAAAGTAAAAGATTTTAAGTTAAATGATTTAAAATTAGCAATTTTAGAAAACCCATTCCTTTTTGTTCCATTTTTATTTAATTTTATCGATCGTTTTACAGTTGGCTTTATTATCTCTTCATTTAACATCCATTTGAGGGAAACGTTAGCATTCCACCCAGGGATGTTGGGTGTGTTTTTGGGACTTGTGCTTTTTCCGATGAGTTTATTGTCCTATCCGTCAGCGTTGTTGTCTCGCAAAACAGGTGTTTTACCACTTGTTCTTGTTGGTTCTACGATTTACGGTGTGTTTTTAGGATTATCGGGAACAACTAATGATTTTTGGTTTTTGTTTATTTTTTTACTCATCTGTGGGGTTGGAGCAGGTGTGATGTTTGTTCCATCTATGATGCTTGCAAGTAAGATGTCAAAACCTGGACTCACAGCCACCACTATGTCGGCTTTTACTGGTGTGGGTTCCCTTGGCTTTATGTTAGGTCCGATTGTTTCTGTGCAAATGCAGTCCGTTTTTAATTCCCTCTTACCCCAAGAATACAGTTTTTCCGCCCTTTCTTTCTTTTTTGGATTTTTAGAGATTGGACTTGTTTTTATGACAATTCCATTTTTTAAAAAGATTTTGAGTAAAATCAACCGAATCGATGAAGAAAGAGAAAAGATTACACTTGCCAATCCAGATCCAATCCTGTAG
- a CDS encoding biliverdin-producing heme oxygenase: MSVAMMLREGTAQKHEETEKVPYIRAIFRGGLDAQTYTYQLESLHAVYQVMEDLYRQNKDNPILSKLYFPNLFREKALLEDISSFQKKFGTKLRGEVSKATQNYIDHIRKIANSKPELLVAQAYVRYLGDLSGGQAIKKVVAKTFGLEGNEGTAFYEFPEIEDLMAFKGIYRQNLDTLPLNDSQKTELLEEAKTTFDLNKFLFMELDSDLKQNIGMERYQTLLPAG; encoded by the coding sequence ATGTCAGTTGCGATGATGTTACGAGAGGGAACGGCACAAAAACACGAGGAAACGGAAAAAGTACCTTACATCCGTGCGATTTTCAGAGGAGGTTTGGACGCACAAACCTACACCTACCAGTTGGAAAGTTTACACGCAGTGTACCAAGTCATGGAAGACCTCTACCGCCAAAATAAAGACAATCCCATCCTATCCAAATTGTACTTCCCAAACCTTTTTCGTGAAAAAGCCCTTTTAGAGGATATCTCCAGTTTTCAAAAGAAGTTTGGCACAAAACTTCGCGGAGAAGTTTCCAAAGCGACTCAAAACTACATCGATCATATTCGTAAAATTGCAAATTCCAAACCTGAACTTTTAGTAGCACAAGCTTACGTGCGTTATTTGGGAGATTTATCTGGTGGCCAGGCAATTAAAAAAGTAGTGGCAAAAACATTTGGTCTGGAAGGGAATGAAGGAACTGCTTTTTATGAATTTCCAGAGATCGAAGATTTAATGGCATTTAAAGGAATTTATCGCCAAAATTTGGATACTTTGCCTTTGAATGATTCACAAAAAACAGAACTACTAGAAGAAGCAAAAACTACGTTTGATTTGAATAAATTTTTGTTTATGGAACTTGATTCCGATCTGAAACAAAATATTGGAATGGAACGTTACCAAACTCTTCTACCAGCAGGTTAA
- a CDS encoding GNAT family N-acetyltransferase — protein MKPNTISKTERILEVRLAENQLEIERALALRYEVFNLEMGEGLPQSSATRKDRDEYDLYCHHLIVIDKSTEDKKIVGTYRILTRQNAKKGIGFYSENEFDITSIYNLPDEIAEVGRSCVHPEYRDGSVISLLWQGLAEFMNKHNVRYLMGCGSIHSTDVSVASQSYGFLKAKDAIAPEEFRVYPNPDYVLPGFDANFHVEDPKSISKNIPPLLKGYLRVGAKICGIPALDSVFGTTDVFILFDRKEITERYAKHYMNA, from the coding sequence ATGAAACCAAATACAATCAGTAAAACAGAACGAATCTTAGAAGTTCGTTTAGCAGAAAACCAACTCGAAATTGAAAGAGCACTCGCGTTACGTTATGAAGTGTTTAACTTGGAAATGGGAGAAGGTCTGCCACAATCTTCTGCTACAAGAAAAGATCGTGATGAGTATGATTTATACTGCCACCATTTAATCGTAATTGATAAATCTACAGAAGATAAAAAAATCGTTGGAACGTATCGTATCCTCACTCGCCAAAATGCTAAAAAAGGAATCGGTTTTTACAGCGAAAACGAATTTGATATCACATCCATTTACAACCTTCCAGATGAAATTGCTGAAGTAGGACGTTCTTGTGTTCACCCTGAATACCGAGATGGTTCTGTAATTTCTTTATTATGGCAAGGCCTTGCAGAATTCATGAACAAACATAATGTTCGTTATCTCATGGGTTGTGGTTCCATCCACTCCACTGATGTTTCTGTAGCATCACAATCTTATGGATTTTTAAAAGCGAAAGATGCAATTGCACCAGAAGAATTTCGTGTGTATCCAAATCCTGATTACGTTCTTCCAGGTTTTGATGCTAATTTTCATGTAGAAGATCCGAAATCAATCTCCAAAAATATCCCTCCACTTTTGAAAGGATACCTCCGAGTAGGTGCTAAAATCTGTGGAATTCCTGCACTGGATTCTGTTTTTGGTACTACAGACGTGTTCATTCTTTTCGACCGCAAGGAAATTACGGAGAGATATGCGAAACACTACATGAATGCATGA
- the polA gene encoding DNA polymerase I has translation MSGRLLIIDGHALAFRAYFAFAASNLTNSKTGLPSGAIFGFWRMLFKLLQDEHVTHIAFTFDPGTRLERNDLYEEYKAHRKPMPEDLKPQIHKIYEMLQALEFPMYKINGIEADDIIGSLCKKFGKEFEEIVILSSDKDLYQVLDKNIHMLRGKRGVSEFEKIDPKWVKANIGITKEQVPDYMGLLGDASDNIPGVKGIGEKGAAKLIQEFGDLETIYKKIDKVKNKSLIDKLIAEKENAFLSRKLATIVTNLKLDIKKSDLKLPNYHDPKKVQYFKDEGYNVLHRDLAKQAGIPIVSDGDTKEEFPAAKKSSKGKKETISEVSLDGSKKGKSAVSTTAVVAKQSYKRIQSIDELKKIISKLNPKKPLSIDTETTSQDPMLAELLGISFSEEPGVAFYIAFSHSESIYSHLLPSAEEALKILKPMLEDTKWKKLGQNIKYDLLVFRNYGIELKGIFFDTMLASYLLNPGERRHNMDDMAVDYLNYKTITYEELVGTGKKKQNLYDIDPDKVSEYACEDADITLQLHNALAPKMEEGIHKKLFYEMEMPVLLTLADMEFEGIAVDKKYFESLSVTFDTKIKEHEKNIHFYAGRQFNVNSTKELQTVLFEDLRLPAEKKTQTGYSTDHSVLESLQGTHPIIDDLLAIRKFSKLKSTYTDTLPTLVNPKTNRIHTSYNQTIAATGRLSSTNPNLQNIPIKDEEGRLLRKGFIAKKGYEILSLDYSQIELRIMAHFSNDPNMIDAYKSGADIHKRTAAGIFGVSEDQVTPDMRNKAKVVNFSVIYGVTSFGLSNNLRISRKEAKEFIEKYFAAYKGVATYMEEIVEFCKENGYVETLLGRRRYLPDIHSTHKMVSEGAKRVAINSPIQGTSADMIKLAMIRIHEKIQKESFRSKLLLQVHDELVFEVDPKEKKEFYQMAKEEMESAMKLKVPIVAQGKFGGNWDEAH, from the coding sequence ATGAGTGGGAGATTATTAATCATTGATGGGCATGCACTTGCCTTTCGGGCTTATTTTGCATTTGCTGCTTCTAATCTAACCAATTCCAAAACTGGATTACCCAGTGGTGCTATTTTTGGATTTTGGAGGATGCTTTTTAAACTGCTCCAAGATGAACATGTCACCCATATAGCCTTCACATTTGATCCAGGCACAAGATTAGAAAGAAACGATCTTTATGAAGAATACAAAGCGCATAGAAAACCTATGCCTGAGGATTTAAAACCTCAAATTCATAAAATTTATGAAATGTTACAAGCATTGGAATTCCCAATGTATAAAATCAATGGCATTGAAGCAGATGATATCATAGGTTCTCTTTGTAAAAAATTTGGAAAAGAATTTGAAGAAATAGTCATACTTTCAAGTGATAAAGATTTATACCAAGTATTAGACAAAAACATACACATGTTACGTGGGAAACGGGGTGTATCTGAATTTGAAAAAATTGATCCCAAGTGGGTGAAGGCAAATATTGGGATCACAAAAGAACAAGTTCCAGATTATATGGGACTTCTAGGTGATGCTTCTGACAATATTCCTGGCGTAAAAGGGATTGGAGAAAAAGGTGCTGCAAAACTCATCCAAGAATTTGGAGATTTAGAAACCATTTACAAAAAAATTGATAAGGTCAAAAACAAATCACTTATCGATAAACTCATTGCTGAAAAAGAAAATGCATTTTTATCCAGGAAACTGGCAACCATCGTAACCAATCTCAAACTAGACATCAAAAAGTCGGATCTAAAATTACCGAACTACCATGATCCCAAAAAAGTTCAGTATTTTAAGGACGAAGGTTACAATGTCCTCCATCGTGATTTAGCAAAACAAGCTGGGATTCCCATTGTAAGTGATGGAGATACAAAAGAAGAATTTCCTGCGGCCAAAAAATCATCGAAAGGAAAAAAAGAAACAATCTCAGAAGTTTCTTTAGATGGATCCAAAAAAGGAAAATCTGCTGTTTCCACGACTGCAGTTGTCGCCAAACAATCATACAAACGTATCCAATCCATTGATGAATTAAAAAAGATCATCTCAAAACTAAATCCTAAAAAACCATTATCTATTGATACAGAAACAACCTCACAAGACCCGATGTTGGCTGAATTACTTGGTATTTCCTTTTCGGAAGAACCAGGTGTCGCTTTTTACATTGCATTTTCCCATTCAGAATCCATTTACAGCCACCTTCTCCCTTCTGCAGAAGAAGCACTTAAGATCCTCAAACCAATGTTAGAGGATACAAAATGGAAAAAATTAGGCCAAAACATTAAATACGATCTACTTGTATTTAGAAATTATGGAATTGAATTAAAAGGCATTTTTTTTGATACAATGCTTGCTTCCTATCTCTTAAATCCAGGAGAACGACGCCATAATATGGATGATATGGCTGTTGATTACCTCAACTACAAAACCATCACATATGAAGAGTTAGTTGGCACAGGAAAAAAGAAACAAAATCTCTACGATATTGATCCAGACAAAGTTTCAGAATATGCATGTGAAGATGCAGACATCACATTACAACTCCATAATGCCCTTGCACCTAAAATGGAAGAAGGCATACATAAAAAACTGTTTTATGAAATGGAGATGCCAGTACTACTTACATTGGCCGATATGGAATTTGAAGGAATTGCTGTAGACAAAAAGTACTTTGAATCTTTGTCAGTTACCTTTGATACCAAAATCAAAGAACATGAAAAAAACATTCATTTTTATGCGGGAAGACAGTTTAATGTTAATTCTACAAAGGAATTGCAAACAGTTTTATTTGAAGACTTACGATTGCCTGCTGAGAAAAAAACGCAAACTGGGTATTCAACCGACCATTCGGTTTTGGAATCTTTACAAGGCACTCATCCCATCATCGATGATTTATTGGCTATTCGTAAATTCTCTAAATTAAAATCCACATATACAGATACATTACCAACACTCGTGAATCCAAAAACCAATCGGATCCACACAAGTTATAACCAAACCATTGCAGCAACGGGACGACTCTCTTCTACCAATCCAAACCTACAAAACATCCCCATCAAAGATGAAGAAGGAAGGTTATTACGAAAAGGATTTATTGCGAAAAAAGGCTATGAAATCCTTTCCCTTGACTATAGTCAAATTGAACTTAGGATCATGGCTCATTTCTCCAATGATCCCAATATGATTGATGCATACAAATCGGGAGCGGACATTCACAAACGAACTGCTGCTGGTATATTTGGAGTTTCCGAAGACCAAGTAACTCCCGATATGCGAAATAAAGCAAAAGTGGTGAATTTTTCTGTGATTTATGGTGTTACTTCTTTTGGATTGTCTAATAATTTGAGAATCAGCCGAAAAGAAGCAAAAGAATTTATAGAGAAATACTTTGCCGCATACAAAGGTGTTGCCACCTATATGGAAGAGATCGTTGAGTTCTGCAAAGAAAATGGATATGTAGAAACCTTACTTGGACGTAGGCGTTACCTTCCTGATATCCACTCCACCCATAAAATGGTAAGTGAAGGTGCCAAACGAGTTGCGATCAATTCTCCCATCCAAGGGACATCGGCTGATATGATCAAATTGGCTATGATTCGGATCCATGAAAAAATCCAAAAAGAATCCTTTCGATCCAAACTTTTATTACAAGTGCATGATGAATTAGTATTTGAAGTTGATCCGAAAGAAAAAAAAGAATTTTACCAAATGGCAAAAGAGGAAATGGAATCTGCAATGAAACTCAAAGTTCCAATTGTCGCACAAGGGAAGTTTGGTGGAAATTGGGATGAAGCACATTAG
- a CDS encoding glycosyltransferase produces MILHINTSREWRGGEQQLYYLVQGLANYKIPQMVVGQPGSPLEAKCKDNGYEFVPIEMRGEWDRKAYKNIRSLCLSKNVKLIHTHTAHAHTLALLAKRNHLNIPLIVSRRVDFKPKNSFFSRWKYQHPANDYYLPVSQKIKEVMMSSKIAPERIITVYSGIDLKRFSKPTAHEYLREEFQIPKKAVIIGNVAALVDHKDQETLIHAISKMKTNLDFRLLIVGEGKLEKKLKTLTDSLNLNDKIIFTGYRKDIPALLSLFDIFTLTSKEEGLGTAVLDAMACSLPIVATNGGGIGEMLDHNEGAFVCPVGDSEVIAQGLDKLVSSEDLRDQFGNFNKNSVKRFSVTKTIDKTKLIYYSFLGDSLYGEGK; encoded by the coding sequence TTGATCCTACATATCAACACTTCTCGCGAATGGCGCGGTGGAGAACAACAGCTTTATTATCTCGTTCAAGGTTTGGCAAATTACAAAATCCCACAAATGGTCGTGGGCCAACCAGGTTCCCCACTTGAAGCAAAATGCAAAGACAATGGATACGAATTTGTTCCCATTGAGATGCGTGGAGAATGGGATAGAAAAGCATATAAGAATATTCGATCCCTCTGTTTATCTAAAAACGTAAAACTCATTCATACTCATACTGCACACGCGCATACCTTGGCACTTCTTGCGAAACGAAATCACCTCAACATTCCTCTCATTGTTTCGAGACGAGTTGACTTCAAACCTAAAAACAGTTTTTTCTCAAGATGGAAATACCAACACCCAGCTAACGATTATTATCTTCCCGTTTCTCAAAAAATTAAGGAAGTGATGATGAGTAGTAAAATTGCTCCTGAAAGGATCATCACCGTTTATTCTGGGATTGATCTCAAACGATTTTCGAAACCTACAGCACATGAATATTTACGCGAAGAGTTTCAGATTCCCAAAAAAGCGGTAATCATTGGAAATGTGGCTGCCCTTGTTGACCACAAAGACCAAGAAACCTTAATTCATGCCATTTCTAAGATGAAAACAAATCTGGATTTTCGGCTTTTGATAGTTGGTGAAGGTAAATTAGAAAAAAAACTAAAAACACTCACCGATAGTTTAAATTTAAATGATAAAATCATTTTCACTGGATACAGAAAAGATATTCCCGCCTTACTTTCCTTATTCGACATTTTCACACTCACCTCAAAGGAAGAAGGACTAGGGACAGCCGTTTTAGATGCAATGGCTTGCAGTTTGCCTATTGTTGCAACCAATGGTGGTGGGATTGGAGAAATGTTGGATCATAACGAAGGTGCATTTGTTTGCCCTGTAGGAGATTCAGAAGTGATTGCCCAAGGCCTCGACAAACTTGTTTCTTCAGAAGACCTTAGAGACCAATTTGGAAACTTTAACAAAAATTCTGTTAAGCGATTTTCTGTTACAAAAACGATCGATAAAACAAAATTAATTTATTATTCCTTTTTAGGTGATTCCTTATACGGAGAAGGCAAATGA